The Rhododendron vialii isolate Sample 1 chromosome 1a, ASM3025357v1 region ctctctctcatcttccaTAATTCTGAACCTGAAATCCTGAAAACCCTAATTCCAGATGGAGACACGGAGAAAACTGAGGCAGAGAgggaagggaagagaaatgCCAGATTTCCCGTTAGATTTGATCGTCGACATACTCTTGCGGCTTCCCGTGAAACCGCTTTTGCGTTTCAGGTGCGTTTCTAAACCTTTTTGTGCTCTCATAGACAGTCCCGATTTCGTCAAATCGCATCTCAAGCGATCAACCCAAACCAGAAACCATCTCACCCTCATACTCTGGGATTATGATAATAGAGTCTCATCTTCCGTGACTTTCGATTCGCTGGATAATGCCGTCGAACTCGACCACCCTTTGGGGTCCAGTCATTGGCCCACTCGAATTGTGGGTTCTTGTCATGGATTGATTGGTTTGCGTAACCGTGAAGATGTTATTCTTGCTATTTGGAACCCATCGACCCGAAGGTGCCAAGAGTTACCATTTACAATGACTCATTACCCTGTCTATCATGTCTATGCCCAGCATGAGATGCACGGTTTTGGGTACGACTCCATTACTGATGATTATAAGATGGTGAGGTTTGTTcagttttttgaatttggtacAGACAATTTTGTCTCCTCAGTTAAGGTTTACACCATGAAGTCTAATTCATGGCGAAAGATTCGGGATTTCCCTTATTGTCTTTATTATGGGCAAGGTTGTGCTGTGCTTGTTGGAAGTGCTTTACACTGGGTAGCGCATCGATTGCCGTCGGATGCTGCTAAATTTGTTGCTGCTCTTGATCTAACAACTGAGGACTATAGAGTGGTGCCGCAACCTGAATTTTCTGACAATGCCTTTGACATGAATGTAGCAGAGTTGGGAGGGTGTCTATGCATACTTTGCGATTATGACCAAGTTCGGGTTGATGTGTGGGTGATGAAAGATTGTGGAGTGAAGGAATCGTGGAGCAAACTGGTTT contains the following coding sequences:
- the LOC131334191 gene encoding F-box protein CPR1-like; its protein translation is METRRKLRQRGKGREMPDFPLDLIVDILLRLPVKPLLRFRCVSKPFCALIDSPDFVKSHLKRSTQTRNHLTLILWDYDNRVSSSVTFDSLDNAVELDHPLGSSHWPTRIVGSCHGLIGLRNREDVILAIWNPSTRRCQELPFTMTHYPVYHVYAQHEMHGFGYDSITDDYKMVRFVQFFEFGTDNFVSSVKVYTMKSNSWRKIRDFPYCLYYGQGCAVLVGSALHWVAHRLPSDAAKFVAALDLTTEDYRVVPQPEFSDNAFDMNVAELGGCLCILCDYDQVRVDVWVMKDCGVKESWSKLVSVAQPEVIPSFESVIPVAYSKSGCEVLLVQDNTKLVWYDLEHKTIKKIKTRGRITDGFESFVCVESLVPLNGRCVVPNEGGETYATD